In Methanoregula formicica SMSP, the DNA window TGGAAACCATGCTCCTCACTGGTCTCAAGGAGCATCTGCATGCCAAGGCAGATCCCCAGCAGAGGGACTTCCCGGGAGGATTGGATCACGACCTCCTGCAGCGTGCCGAGTTTATCCATTGCCTCGCGGAAGGCCCCGACGCCCGGGAGGACGATGCCATCCGAAGCCGCGATCTCCTCCGGATCGCACGTAACAACAATAGCCGCCCCGGCCTTCTCCAGCCCCCGCATGACACTCCGGAGGTTTCCCACACCATAATCAATAATGGCTATCTGCGTCATTGTCCTCCGCCCTGCCTTCTTTTATTCTCCATCGCCCGTCCGCAACCCATGCTGCCGGAAGGCCCTGTGCCTGCTGCCATTCGCTGAGCTTTTCCGTCCAGCCCCTCCAGAGATCCGGGTAATCCCCGGCGATCATATGCAGTAATGCCATATCGCTTGACGGACACATGAAGCAACCGATCCGGTCCAGCCGGTGTCCGTACAGGGCATTGTACGGCGCCTCCTCACGCCAGATGTAGAGCCAGACATGCATTGCGGTCCAGTTGTGGATCGGGGCTGCCGAGAGCTGGACTTTTACGTTCCGGTTCCGCCAGACCCGGTCGCTCTGCGCCCGTGTCGCAGACTCGTACCGCCGCTGGCCGATGAACGAGAGGCATTCGCCCCACCTCTCCCGGACAAGGTCCAGCACGGGTGTCAGCTTGCAGACCCTGCAGCACCAGCGGGCATTGACCGCCGGAGGGCCCTGTTTCGTAAAGGTCTCCCAGAATGTGTTGTTGCCATCAGTCCGTATCACTTCAAGGCCGTACTTCTCTGACACTTCGCGGACATTCTCGTAGGTTTCCGGGAACTCGAGGCCCGTGTCGGCAAAGAGCATCGGGATCTTGCCGATCGCCTTTGTCACCACGAGCAGGGTCGCGAGGCTGTCTTTCCCCCCGGAGTAGGAGACGTTCGCCACGAGGCCGGGGTTCCTCTCCGTCACGGACTTCACAAATGCGACTGCTTCTGCCTCTGCATCCGCAAGCACCCGGGCATTGGCCCGCACCGCATCGTCCCAGCCGGCCCTGCCGGGCACGATCTGCGACGCGATGTTCCGCCGTGTCCGGACAATGGAGCCTTTCTCCATGGCCCGGGCCGTTGCCGCGTCCACTTTTGCCCGCCCGACCCCGATACAGGTACCATTGCAGGCCATGATGAAGACCTCATCCCCGGCCCGGACTGAGTCATCGATCGAGACCATCCCCGGCCGGAGCACGCTCATGCCCTGGTCGCGGATGAACGGCACGGCATCGTCGCTCACTACGACAACGCGTTTTTTTGGTGTGAAGAGATTGCAGGCCTCGGGCCGGGGCACCGGCTCCCATGTACGTTTATCCGGGAAGTACCGGATGATACCCGCAACACCGCCGCCAGCGATCACCTCTTCCATACGGTCCTGATCGGGAACCTTGTTTAAGAGCGCGAGGTGTCCTTCGGGAATGAGCGGGGCGCCGAAATGATCGGTATAGATCCTGTTGATAAGCACAACATCTTCCGGAAACGCCGGCCGAGCATCGCCCGGCGGGGTGACCGGAACCTCGCGGGTTGCGGCACCGCAGGCGCACTGTTTTGCCATGACCGGCGTGTGGCAGGTATCGCACCAGCGGAGCAGGATCCTGCCAAGATAGGATGGACGCATTTCTCTCTCATCATACGTCTTTTGGGAATAAAAATCCACGAGGCGGAGGCAAGGGAGTACCGATAAATACCCTCCTTTCCCATCTTTACAGCAGATATGATCGATACCTGGCTCCTTGCCTCAGCCTGCCTTGTCCTCCTCCTGCTGGGGGCGGTTTTCCGCGTTATTCGTACAAAGAGCAGGAACGACCGGTTCCTTGCAGCGCTGGTCGCAATAACGATCGGATCCGCAGCCGGTCTCACGCTCAGCATCTCGCAGGGTACGCTCCTTGTCCTCGACATCGCGATCACCCTCTCGATCTTCTGCTTTGCCCTGCTCATTGCGGCAGCACGGTTCACCGGGGGTGCAGGAGCATGAGTTCATTCCTGGTTGATATCGCCATCTGGATCCTCCTTTTTGGAGCGTTCGTGTTCGGTGTGCTCGGGTTTTTCGGGCTTTTAATCTTCCCGGATATCCGGAGCCGGATGTTCACGGCATTGCGGGCAAGCCTGATCGCTGCGGGGCTCGTGATCGCGTCCGTCTTCATCTACGGCATCAATGTCTACGGGGAGACCGGTGAGGGAATCTACTTCACACTTCTTGCCCATATGGCCCTCCTCGCCATCGTTCTCTGTGCCGGCACCGTTGTGGTGACGCGGATCCTGAAGCGCAGGATTGTTGAGACAATTCCCCCGCTTGAAGCATAGAAATGAGCTTTCAGTAAAAAATTGCAGATATTTTTTCCGGTTTTTTCCAGATTAATAAAAACAGCATGCCCGGATTGTGCCGGGTTGCGATATTCAGCAAAAAAGGATTATTCCGGTTCTTCTTCCCGGATCTCTTCTGGTTCAAGGAAACAGAGTACGCCAGCAATACCGAGAATGATTACTGCCGGCATGTATAGGAAGAGGAGGTTTAACGACCCGGCGATCGGGACGGAAAGGGTGATGAACACCGCGGCGAATACGAGCATCCACCCGGCAAACCGCGTCTCCTTGTTGGCGATGGCGGCACCCATCAGGCCGAGGCTGGAAAACAATGCGGTCTGGACTCCTGAGAGGGTCTGCTCGCTGCTCATCGCTGATAGGATCACGTACACGGCGATCAGGATGCCACAAATTCCCCCGATGAGACCCAGGATGAACTGTTTCTTCATAGGAGTAGCCTTGCTCTTGAGCTGAATAAAGGTTGCCCCCAAGTGTATTTTTGCGGGCGCCATGCGGCTCCCGTTTCAAAAATGCGGCACCCCACACCCATAAAATGCGCGTTCCTCCCCGGGAAACCGGCCGTTTCCCGGCCCCCCGAATCGTTCATAATCCCGCGGATTGGAAAACGAAGCCCGATGCAAAGGTTTGCGCAATTTCTGATGTATTACACTGATATGCTCTTTTTTTGGAGAAATGAGCAATTTTTTTTGGGTAAAAGTGCTGGTTTATGCTGTTTCTATGCCCCAAAAAGCCATTGCGACCAAAATATTTATTAATGGACAAAATAACAGAAAATATAACCCTTTCCGGTAGGAGGTGGATACCAACATGGCAGCAGCAAAGAAGGCGGCAGCTAAGAAGACGCCGGCAAAGAAGGCCCCAGCAAAGAAGGCGGCAGCTAAGAAGAAGTAATCTTGGTACACAACACTACACCTTTTTTCCGGTTTGTTTTTTCGCATTCTCCCTTCGCGAACCCACAAGCGTTGCGCACTGTCCGCCGTTGCGAAAACGCGATCCGGACAGCGTTTGTCTTTCAATCGTCCCGCTGGAGAAAGAACCGCGGATCGTTCCGGGCGAGATCGCAGGCAACGAGGGCGCTCACTTCCTTGTCCTTGATCTCCAGCATGATGTCACGGTCACAGGGACGGGAGTGATCAAGAAACGCGGAAAAACCGGCCGGGTCGATATGGTCGGCATGGCTTCCCGGGCGTTTGCCCGGGTGCTGCGAACTGTAATCTATCATCGGGATCCCGTCAGACTTCTTCCAGGTCTCTCCCGTCAGGAGCAGGGCCTTTGCCATCTCTTCACCCGCGTTGTTGCAGGCATGATGGAAGACATCGAACAGGACTGGAACGCCGGTTTCTTCATGGACATTCAGGCAATCTGCCGCAGTGAACCGCAGGTCGTCATTCTCGATGACAAGA includes these proteins:
- a CDS encoding phosphoadenosine phosphosulfate reductase domain-containing protein, which encodes MRPSYLGRILLRWCDTCHTPVMAKQCACGAATREVPVTPPGDARPAFPEDVVLINRIYTDHFGAPLIPEGHLALLNKVPDQDRMEEVIAGGGVAGIIRYFPDKRTWEPVPRPEACNLFTPKKRVVVVSDDAVPFIRDQGMSVLRPGMVSIDDSVRAGDEVFIMACNGTCIGVGRAKVDAATARAMEKGSIVRTRRNIASQIVPGRAGWDDAVRANARVLADAEAEAVAFVKSVTERNPGLVANVSYSGGKDSLATLLVVTKAIGKIPMLFADTGLEFPETYENVREVSEKYGLEVIRTDGNNTFWETFTKQGPPAVNARWCCRVCKLTPVLDLVRERWGECLSFIGQRRYESATRAQSDRVWRNRNVKVQLSAAPIHNWTAMHVWLYIWREEAPYNALYGHRLDRIGCFMCPSSDMALLHMIAGDYPDLWRGWTEKLSEWQQAQGLPAAWVADGRWRIKEGRAEDNDADSHY